A section of the Perognathus longimembris pacificus isolate PPM17 chromosome 7, ASM2315922v1, whole genome shotgun sequence genome encodes:
- the LOC125354436 gene encoding extensin-like yields the protein MKGAPERTVPPPPLVTPERETRAPGRPRLPEAQPGRALRVSRWLRVGMGGHPRGGLHPGAPVAGSPHLTPAAVSGTRGSARQALRADTMRAPYVNKARAGAAAADWELALTPPRWGTRADSHCTPKHSAPPPRTEGTTFTVPDNEGLECGQRQQTNPNLPLFPTHQTCLGPPSSCGGGHMENPKILCHPPVRTSPLPGHLGGGHVESPRTLPHPLASSPEARRANCSYPGPEEGSPPGDLGPGAYGLPTWELGQEDWLINRLLPEIPASRSRSAVLGTELSGAPPLPGDPPRAWSPALRLEPRPAPGAPPLEPRPCLGTRPAPGAPPLEPRPAPGAPPHAWSPAPRLEPRPAPVVPPRAWSPALRLEPRPEPGAPPRAWNPAPRLEPRPAPGAPPCAWSPAPRLKPRSWSPTPRLKPCPAPGAPPRAWSPAPRLEPRPAPGALPCAWSPAPCLEPRPVPEAPPHAWSPALRLESRPAPEAPPPRSGKAIIIFIINIIINNNIIILSSRPSYGSWASALATVACGKVGRS from the exons ATGAAGGGCGCTCCAGAAAGAACCGTACCGCCGCCGCCGCTCGTGACGCCGGAGCGTGAGACACGGGCGCC GGGTCGCCCACGCCTGCCCGAGGCCCAGCCCGGCAGGGCTCTGAGGGTCTCCCGCTGGCTCCGCGTGGGCATGGGCGGTCACCCCCGGGGCGGCCTCCACCCAGGGGCTCCCGTCGCCGGCTCCCCACACCTCACCCCTGCGGCTGTGTCTGGGACCCGGGGCTCAGCCAGACAGGCCCTCCGCGCAGACACAATGCGAGCACCGTACGTGAATAAAGCCCGCGCGGGGGCGGCTGCTGCAGACTGGGAGCTGGCGCTCACACCGCCCCGCTGGGGGACTCGGGCTGATTCCCACTGCACCCCCAAACACagtgcccccccgccccgcacagaGGGAACTACCTTTACAGTCCCAGACAACGAAGGCTTGGAGTGCGGTCAACGCCAACAGACGAACCCCAACCTTCCCCTCTTTCCCACACACCAGACCTGCCTGGGGCCCCCCAGCAG CTGTGGGGGTGGTCACATGGAGAACCCCAAGATCCTGTGTCATCCCCCAGTCAGGACATCCCCACTGCCGGGGCATCTGGGGGGGGGTCATGTAGAGAGCCCCAGGACACTGCCTCACCCCCTG GCTTCCTCCCCTGAGGCACGGAGGGCTAACTGCTCATATCCCGGCCCTGAGGAAGGCTCCCCACCAGGAGACCTGGGCCCCGGGGCCTACGGGCTCCCCACATGGGAACTGGGGCAGGAGGACTGGCTTATCAATCGGCTGCTTCCGGAAATACCAGCCAGCCGAAGTCGAAG CGCGGTGCTGGGAACTGAGCTGAGCGgtgccccgcccctgcctgggGACCCGCCCCGCGCCTGGAGCCCCGCCCTGCGCCTGGAGCCCCGCCCTGCGCCTGGAGCCCCgcccctggagccccgcccctgcctgggGACCCGCCCCGCGCCTGGAGCCCCGCCCCTGGAGCCCCGCCCTGCGCCTGGAGCCCCGCCCCATgcctggagccccgccccgcgcctggAGCCCCGCCCTGCGCCTGTAGTCCCGCCCCGCGCCTGGAGCCCCGCCCTGCGCCTGGAGCCCCGCCCCGAgcctggagccccgccccgcgcctggAACCCCGCCCCGCGCCTGGAGCCCCGCCCTGCGCCTGGAGCCCCGCCCTGCGCCTGGAGTCCCGCCCCACGCCTGAAGCCCCGCTCCTGGAGCCCCACGCCGCGCCTGAAGCCCTGCCCCGCgcctggagccccgccccgcgcctggagccccgccccgcgcctggAGCCCCGCCCTGCGCCTGGAGCCCTGCCCTGCGCCTGGAGTCCCGCCCCGTGCCTGGAACCCCGCCCCGTGCCTGAAGCCCCGCCCCACGCCTGGAGCCCCGCCCTGCGCCTGGAGTCCCGCCCCGCGCCtgaagccccgcccccgcg GTCAGGAAAagccatcatcatcttcatcatcaacatcatcatcaacaacaacatcaTCATCCTGTCATCTAGACCATCCTACGGCTCTTGGGCTTCTGCACTGGCCACGGTGGCTTGTGGGAAGGTCGGGCGGTCCTGA